A stretch of Bombina bombina isolate aBomBom1 chromosome 2, aBomBom1.pri, whole genome shotgun sequence DNA encodes these proteins:
- the SNRNP35 gene encoding U11/U12 small nuclear ribonucleoprotein 35 kDa protein produces MVSAAFTMNEWTPIAKAYDPLKAGSIDGTDEEPHDRAVLRAMLARYVPNKGVIGDPLLTLFVSRLSPQTDEEKLKKAFSRYGDIKRLRLVRDLVTGFSKGYAFIEYQKESAIIKAYRDANKLVIDKNEIFVDYELERRLKGWIPRRLGGGFGGKKESGQLRFGGRDRPFRKPINLPNFPNHGSADTREEKRQRSRSRERVQEWRAKRSEYERGRDPRWQEKDRSQNRRDKEHFEKHSNEERSRDRERSITDRHRGDRKRERSKERDYKKQRDED; encoded by the coding sequence ACAATGAATGAATGGACACCTATAGCAAAAGCATATGATCCCCTTAAAGCTGGCAGCATTGATGGCACAGATGAAGAACCACATGATCGTGCTGTCCTTCGGGCAATGCTGGCCCGTTATGTTCCAAACAAAGGTGTAATTGGGGACCCACTCTTAACTCTGTTTGTCTCCAGACTAAGCCCACAGACAGATGAAGAAAAGCTGAAGAAAGCATTTTCACGCTATGGAGATATTAAAAGGCTCCGGTTGGTGAGAGATTTGGTAACTGGTTTCTCCAAAGGCTATGCTTTTATTGAGTACCAGAAAGAAAGTGCTATAATAAAAGCATACAGAGATGCCAACAAGCTGGTAATTGATAAAAATGAAATATTTGTGGACTATGAACTTGAAAGACGACTAAAAGGCTGGATTCCTCGTCGTCTGGGAGGAGGctttggggggaaaaaagaatCTGGGCAGTTGAGGTTTGGAGGTCGTGATAGACCTTTTAGAAAGCCGATAAACTTACCAAACTTTCCAAATCATGGCAGTGCAGACACCCGAGAAGAAAAAAGACAGAGGTCACGTTCTAGGGAGAGAGTACAAGAGTGGAGGGCTAAGAGATCAGAGTATGAACGAGGAAGGGACCCACGGTGGCAAGAGAAAGATAGATCACAGAACAGACGAGACAAAGAACATTTTGAAAAACACTCCAATGAAGAACGGAGTAGAGACAGGGAAAGAAGTATTACAGACAGACATCGGGGTGATCGAAAGCGAGAGAGAAGCAAAGAGCGAGATTACAAAAAACAGAGGGATGAGGACTAA